The window AGTTGCCCTGCTCTTCTTTTCAAATACCTCCAGGATCACGACTGCGTCGTCATCCAACCGGTATATAATTCTCCATGTCTTGTCCCTGTCGTTGATCCTCAGTTCATGACATCTCGCGCATATGGATGTCATGGGTCTGGAAGAGGGAAGCGACAACCGTTCGCTGTTTTGCAACCGCCGCACAAGGTACCCTGCCTCGATTCGCGCTTCCGTCGAAAGCGGCGGGGTCTTCACTTCGCCGTGCAGCCAGACAAGGGGTTTTGGCTTCATCATCTTGCTACTCAATATATGTCATATCTGACATAATGTCAAATACATAATTAGACAGTGTCAAGCCAAAATAGAAATGTCC of the Nitrospirota bacterium genome contains:
- a CDS encoding type II toxin-antitoxin system RelE/ParE family toxin produces the protein MMKPKPLVWLHGEVKTPPLSTEARIEAGYLVRRLQNSERLSLPSSRPMTSICARCHELRINDRDKTWRIIYRLDDDAVVILEVFEKKSRATPKNIIDICKKRIISYDSCER